The Deinococcus wulumuqiensis R12 genome has a window encoding:
- a CDS encoding pyridoxal phosphate-dependent aminotransferase → MTQTPPVSGPDAPVRSGVRQAVRDIPAYPFTPIDVPYKLDQNENPYDFPPELKQKAAERLLAHPWNRYPDLHADTLRSAIARHEDWDAAGVVITPGSNVLIKILTELGGIGQTVLTTDPTFSVYTLEAQMLGAELVLTPLNPDFSLPVEATLQALAAHAPGVFYVTQPHAPTGHSDRPEDVRRVVEVADRLGWVTVIDEAYYQYAGTDHRDLVRAGKNVLSLRTFSKGWGLAGVRAGYLLAHPELAGQLQKLVSAFTINFLTQAVIETALEHPEYMRERVAEGIAERQRIFEAVKDHPTCTVFPSTTNFFLLKVPDADAAYRHLLDHGIVCRRQDKLRGLEGCLRIAVGAPHENDALIAAILALR, encoded by the coding sequence ATGACCCAGACTCCCCCCGTTTCCGGCCCCGACGCGCCGGTACGCAGCGGTGTGCGCCAGGCCGTGCGGGATATTCCGGCCTATCCGTTCACGCCCATCGACGTGCCGTACAAGCTCGACCAGAACGAAAACCCCTACGATTTCCCGCCCGAACTCAAGCAGAAGGCCGCCGAGCGGCTGCTGGCCCACCCCTGGAACCGTTACCCCGACCTGCACGCCGACACGCTGCGCTCGGCCATCGCCCGCCATGAGGACTGGGACGCGGCGGGCGTGGTCATCACGCCGGGCAGCAACGTCCTGATCAAGATTCTGACCGAACTCGGCGGCATCGGGCAGACGGTCCTGACCACCGACCCCACCTTCAGCGTCTACACCCTGGAAGCGCAGATGCTCGGCGCCGAACTGGTGCTCACCCCGCTGAACCCCGACTTCTCGCTGCCGGTGGAAGCGACCTTGCAGGCCCTTGCCGCCCACGCGCCGGGCGTGTTCTACGTGACGCAGCCCCACGCGCCCACCGGCCACAGCGACCGCCCCGAAGACGTGCGCCGGGTGGTAGAAGTTGCCGACCGACTGGGCTGGGTCACGGTCATCGACGAGGCGTACTACCAGTACGCGGGCACCGACCACCGCGACCTGGTGCGGGCGGGCAAGAATGTGCTGTCGCTGCGGACCTTTTCCAAGGGCTGGGGGCTGGCGGGGGTGCGGGCGGGCTACCTGCTGGCCCACCCCGAACTCGCCGGGCAACTGCAAAAGCTGGTGTCGGCCTTCACCATCAACTTTCTGACGCAGGCGGTCATCGAAACGGCGCTCGAACACCCCGAGTACATGCGCGAGCGGGTGGCCGAAGGGATTGCCGAGCGCCAGCGCATCTTCGAGGCCGTGAAGGACCACCCCACCTGCACGGTGTTTCCCAGCACCACCAACTTCTTTCTGCTGAAAGTGCCCGACGCCGACGCCGCCTACCGGCACCTGCTCGACCACGGCATCGTCTGCCGCCGCCAGGACAAGCTGCGCGGGCTGGAAGGCTGCCTGCGGATTGCGGTGGGCGCTCCCCATGAAAACGACGCCCTGATTGCGGCGATTCTCGCGCTGCGCTGA
- a CDS encoding YkgJ family cysteine cluster protein, translating to MPNLFDPPPEFPARSALRRDCTACGACCSAPDIHALGKPLGVPCRFLGAENAAGACLCGIYGERPPVCRSYAPDWVCGEVAPLPTLDARIRRFLDIYGLAEGGTGAERGQ from the coding sequence ATGCCTAACCTGTTCGACCCGCCCCCCGAGTTTCCGGCCCGCTCCGCGCTGCGCCGCGACTGCACGGCGTGCGGGGCGTGCTGCTCGGCGCCCGACATTCACGCGCTGGGCAAGCCGCTGGGAGTACCGTGCCGGTTTCTGGGAGCAGAAAACGCGGCGGGAGCGTGCCTGTGCGGGATTTACGGGGAGCGCCCGCCGGTATGCCGCAGCTACGCGCCCGACTGGGTGTGCGGCGAGGTGGCGCCGCTGCCGACGCTGGACGCCCGCATCCGGCGGTTTCTGGACATCTACGGGCTGGCGGAGGGCGGGACCGGGGCAGAACGGGGGCAGTAA
- a CDS encoding flavin reductase family protein has translation MTHSPDADTHGGITPIEFRQTLGRFASGVTIITAQDGDERRGMTASAFVSVSLTPPLILVSVDKRAHMHGLLGQEDVTHFGVNILGANQRHLSDHFAGRPGPEESVPWFMHERVPLIGGTIAQLVCRKEQVIPAGDHTLYLGFVEYSRYTDDDPLLYFRGQYHELG, from the coding sequence ATGACCCACAGCCCCGACGCGGACACCCACGGCGGCATCACGCCCATCGAGTTCCGGCAGACCCTGGGCCGCTTCGCCAGCGGCGTGACCATCATCACCGCGCAGGACGGCGACGAACGCCGGGGCATGACCGCCAGCGCGTTCGTGTCGGTCAGCCTGACGCCGCCGCTGATTCTGGTCAGCGTGGACAAGCGGGCGCACATGCACGGCCTGCTGGGTCAGGAGGACGTGACCCACTTCGGCGTCAACATTCTGGGGGCCAACCAGCGCCATCTCAGCGACCATTTCGCCGGGCGGCCCGGTCCCGAGGAAAGCGTGCCCTGGTTCATGCACGAGCGCGTGCCGCTGATCGGGGGCACCATCGCGCAACTCGTGTGCCGCAAGGAGCAGGTCATTCCGGCGGGCGACCACACGCTGTACCTGGGCTTCGTGGAATACAGCCGCTACACCGACGACGACCCGCTGCTGTACTTTCGTGGGCAGTACCACGAACTCGGCTGA
- a CDS encoding heavy metal translocating P-type ATPase produces MKTITLDVSGMTCAACVGRVERGLKKVEGVQDASVNLATERASVTFDPAVTSAAALVQQVVDTGYDAPTAEMSFPVGGMTCAACVGRVERALGKQEGVLSASVNLATERASVRYLPASVSPAELKAAVVSAGYEVPEAEGEQATSRLDAERERKAHEVSELKKALTFAALFAVPLFVVSMVPMLYPPLHHWLLGAVGERTLNLLMLALAAPVQFGPGLRFYRTGWAAARHRSPDMNTLVMLGTSAAFLYSLAVTLFPQWFPAGSRHVYFEASAVVITLILLGKYFEAVAKGRSSEAMRSLLELQPQTARVQRGTEVAELPVEAVRVGDTVLVRSGERLPVDGEVLSGESYVDESMLTGESVPVHKAPGARVTGGTVNGNGTLTFRATGVGADTALSRIIRLVEDAQSSRPPIQGLADRVVAQFVPLVLATSLVTFLAWLYVGGPSALSNALIHTVAVLIIACPCAMGLATPVSIMVGSGRAAQLGVLFRSGAALEALGEAQTVAVDKTGTVTRGVMEVTDVDGRWMMDDGELLRLAAIAEGPSEHPLARAIERAAQARHPSTVSPQPSTFEAFPGYGIRAEVDGRQVDIGAARFMARLNIPLGELGTKAEALAAQARTPVFIAVDGQLAGLLGVADPVREGSTQAIRTLGAQGVDVAMVTGDAQATAQAVAREAGISTVLAEVLPEGKAQAVDELQAGGKRVAFVGDGINDAPALAKADVGIAIGTGTDVAVETADVILMSGDLRGVPNAIALSRAVIGNIKMNLFWAFAYNVVLIPVAAGLFSRWGLSLSPVLAAAAMGLSSVFVLTNALRLRGFAPPLQVGHAEPA; encoded by the coding sequence ATGAAGACCATCACCCTGGACGTTTCCGGCATGACCTGCGCCGCGTGCGTGGGGCGGGTGGAGCGCGGGCTGAAGAAGGTGGAGGGCGTGCAGGACGCCAGCGTGAACCTCGCCACCGAGCGGGCCAGCGTCACGTTCGACCCCGCCGTGACCAGCGCCGCCGCCCTGGTGCAGCAGGTCGTGGACACCGGCTACGACGCGCCGACCGCCGAAATGTCCTTTCCTGTCGGGGGCATGACCTGCGCCGCCTGCGTGGGGCGGGTCGAGCGGGCGCTGGGCAAGCAGGAGGGCGTGCTGAGCGCGTCGGTCAACCTGGCGACCGAGCGGGCCAGCGTGCGCTACCTGCCCGCCAGCGTCTCGCCCGCCGAACTGAAAGCCGCCGTCGTGAGCGCTGGCTACGAGGTGCCGGAAGCGGAGGGTGAGCAGGCCACGTCCCGCCTGGACGCCGAACGCGAGCGCAAGGCCCACGAAGTGAGCGAGCTGAAAAAGGCGCTGACCTTCGCCGCCCTCTTTGCCGTGCCGCTGTTCGTCGTCAGCATGGTGCCGATGCTCTACCCGCCGCTGCACCACTGGCTGCTGGGCGCGGTGGGTGAGCGCACCCTCAACCTGCTCATGCTCGCCCTCGCCGCTCCAGTGCAGTTCGGCCCCGGCCTGCGCTTTTACCGCACGGGGTGGGCCGCCGCCCGGCACCGCAGCCCCGACATGAACACGCTGGTCATGCTGGGCACGTCCGCCGCCTTCCTCTACAGCCTCGCGGTGACGCTGTTTCCGCAGTGGTTTCCGGCGGGCAGCCGCCACGTCTATTTCGAGGCGTCGGCGGTGGTCATCACCCTGATTCTGCTCGGCAAATACTTCGAGGCCGTCGCCAAGGGCCGCAGCAGCGAGGCCATGCGCAGCCTGCTGGAGCTGCAACCCCAGACCGCGCGGGTGCAGCGCGGCACCGAGGTCGCCGAACTGCCGGTGGAGGCCGTGCGGGTGGGCGACACTGTGCTGGTGCGCTCCGGCGAGCGGCTGCCGGTGGACGGCGAGGTTCTGAGCGGCGAGAGCTACGTGGACGAGTCGATGCTGACGGGCGAAAGCGTGCCGGTTCACAAGGCCCCCGGTGCCCGGGTCACGGGCGGCACCGTCAACGGCAACGGCACTCTGACCTTCCGCGCAACCGGGGTGGGGGCAGACACGGCCCTTTCACGGATTATCCGGCTGGTGGAGGACGCGCAGAGCAGTCGCCCGCCGATTCAGGGCCTGGCCGACCGGGTGGTGGCGCAGTTCGTGCCGCTGGTGCTGGCCACCTCGCTGGTCACGTTTCTGGCGTGGCTGTACGTGGGCGGCCCCTCGGCGCTCTCGAACGCGCTGATTCACACCGTCGCCGTGCTCATCATCGCCTGCCCGTGCGCAATGGGCCTCGCCACGCCCGTCAGCATCATGGTCGGTTCGGGCCGGGCCGCGCAGCTCGGCGTGCTGTTTCGCAGCGGGGCGGCGCTGGAGGCGCTGGGCGAGGCGCAGACGGTGGCGGTGGACAAGACGGGAACGGTGACGCGGGGGGTGATGGAGGTTACAGATGTTGATGGTAGATGGATGATGGATGATGGAGAACTGCTGAGGCTCGCCGCTATAGCTGAAGGGCCTTCCGAGCACCCGCTGGCCCGGGCGATCGAGCGGGCGGCGCAGGCCAGACACCCCTCCACCGTCTCCCCTCAGCCCTCGACCTTCGAAGCCTTTCCCGGCTACGGCATTCGGGCCGAGGTGGACGGGCGACAGGTGGACATCGGGGCGGCGCGGTTCATGGCGCGGCTGAATATCCCGCTGGGTGAACTGGGCACCAAGGCCGAGGCACTGGCGGCGCAGGCCAGAACGCCCGTTTTTATCGCCGTAGACGGGCAACTCGCCGGGCTGCTGGGCGTGGCCGACCCGGTGCGCGAGGGCAGCACCCAGGCCATTCGCACGCTGGGGGCGCAGGGCGTGGACGTGGCGATGGTGACAGGCGACGCGCAGGCCACCGCGCAGGCCGTGGCGCGTGAAGCGGGCATTTCCACCGTGCTGGCCGAGGTGCTGCCCGAAGGCAAGGCGCAGGCGGTGGACGAATTGCAGGCGGGAGGCAAGCGGGTGGCCTTCGTGGGCGACGGCATCAACGACGCGCCCGCGCTGGCGAAAGCCGACGTGGGCATCGCCATCGGCACCGGCACCGACGTGGCCGTGGAAACCGCCGACGTGATTCTGATGTCCGGCGACCTGCGCGGCGTGCCCAACGCCATCGCCCTGAGCCGCGCCGTGATCGGCAACATCAAGATGAACCTGTTCTGGGCCTTCGCCTACAACGTGGTGCTGATTCCGGTGGCGGCGGGCCTGTTCTCACGCTGGGGCCTGAGCCTTTCGCCGGTACTCGCGGCGGCGGCGATGGGCCTGAGCAGCGTGTTCGTCCTGACCAACGCGCTGCGGCTGCGGGGGTTTGCGCCGCCCCTTCAAGTGGGCCATGCCGAACCTGCCTGA
- a CDS encoding CopZ family metallochaperone — MQTELNVTGMSCGHCVKAVEGALKAVPGVEQVQVSLEGGKATVEGNADAQALLAAVREEGYGAEVAGQ, encoded by the coding sequence ATGCAAACCGAACTGAACGTGACAGGCATGAGCTGCGGGCACTGCGTGAAGGCTGTGGAGGGTGCTCTGAAGGCAGTTCCCGGTGTGGAGCAGGTGCAGGTGTCGCTGGAAGGCGGCAAGGCCACCGTGGAGGGCAACGCCGACGCGCAGGCGCTGCTGGCCGCCGTCAGGGAAGAAGGCTACGGCGCCGAGGTGGCCGGGCAGTGA
- a CDS encoding DUF305 domain-containing protein produces the protein MKRVLVVCALLVGAAQAQSGHAGHSMGGVTTGASMQAMNKQMMSALRPLKGRAFDIRFAQLMMDHHQMALDMAGQALASGKNARVKAEAKKVIAAQKKEIALMTGWLRKWTGKVYVPQTMPMVMTGNVNTDRWFLTEMIPHHQGAVDMSKLAATRSGSSEVKKLALSIIKTQTVEMNTYRALLKTVK, from the coding sequence GTGAAGCGCGTGCTGGTCGTCTGCGCCCTGCTGGTGGGCGCGGCGCAGGCCCAGAGCGGGCACGCCGGGCACAGCATGGGCGGCGTGACCACCGGGGCCTCCATGCAGGCCATGAACAAGCAGATGATGTCGGCGCTCAGGCCCCTCAAGGGCCGCGCCTTCGACATTCGCTTCGCGCAACTGATGATGGACCACCACCAGATGGCGCTGGACATGGCGGGCCAGGCCCTCGCCAGCGGCAAAAACGCCCGCGTGAAGGCCGAGGCCAAAAAGGTGATTGCCGCGCAGAAAAAGGAAATCGCGCTGATGACCGGCTGGCTGCGCAAGTGGACGGGCAAGGTGTACGTGCCCCAGACCATGCCGATGGTGATGACCGGCAACGTCAACACCGACCGCTGGTTCCTGACCGAGATGATTCCCCACCACCAGGGCGCGGTGGACATGAGCAAACTCGCCGCCACCCGCAGCGGCAGCAGCGAGGTCAAGAAGCTGGCCCTGAGCATCATCAAGACCCAGACGGTGGAGATGAATACCTACAGGGCGCTGCTCAAGACGGTCAAGTAA